One genomic region from Cydia amplana chromosome Z, ilCydAmpl1.1, whole genome shotgun sequence encodes:
- the LOC134661929 gene encoding peptidyl-prolyl cis-trans isomerase-like 1, translating into MLGYSNAGIPDKSWQPPVAVLETSMGAVVVEMYWKHTPLTCRNFMELVRRGYYNNTKFHRVIRDFMIQGGDPTGTGKGGQSIYGPQFDDEITTDLKHTGAGILSMANAGPDTNGSQFFVTLAPTQWLDNKHTIFGRVQSGMSVVKRIGLVECDKNDCPVDDVRIERAYIPK; encoded by the exons ATGCTTGGTTATTCAAATGCCGGAATACCAGACAAGTCGTGGCAGCCCCCTGTTGCAGTGCTGGAAACATC GATGGGTGCTGTTGTTGTAGAAATGTACTGGAAGCATACTCCATTAACCTGTCGAAACTTCATGGAGCTGGTTAGGCGAGGTTATTACAACAACACAAAGTTCCATCGCGTGATACGGGATTTCATGATACAGGGCGGTGATCCCACAGGCACTGGAAAAGGTGGCCAGTCTATCTATGGCCCACAATTTGACGACGAAATAACCACCGACTTGAAACACACCGGTGCTGGTATATTGTCTATGGCTAATGCAGGCCCTGATACTAATGGCTCACAGTTCTTTGTTACATTGGCACCAACTCAATGGTTAGATAATAAGCATACTATATTTGGGCGGGTTCAAAGTGGCATGTCAGTAGTGAAACGAATAGGGCTTGTTGAGTGTGATAAGAATGATTGTCCGGTTGACGATGTGCGGATTGAGAGAGCATATATACCCAAGTAA